In Quercus robur chromosome 11, dhQueRobu3.1, whole genome shotgun sequence, the following proteins share a genomic window:
- the LOC126707471 gene encoding synaptotagmin-1-like isoform X1, whose product MGFFSTILGFCGFGFGISIGLVAGYFLFIYFQPIDVEDPEIRPLVQHDSETLQRMLPEIPLWVKNPDYDRVDWLNKFILYMWPYLDKAICKTAKNIAKPIIAEQIPKYKIESVEFETLTLGSLPPTFQGMKVYLTDEKELIMEPSIKWAGNPNVTVAVKAFGLKATAQVVDLQVFAAPRITLKPLVPSFPCFANIHVSLMDKPHVDFGLRLIGADLMSIPGLYRFVQELIKDQVANMYLWPKTLDVPILDPTKASKRPVGILHVKVLRAMKLKKKDLLGASDPYVKLKLTEDKLPSKKTTVKHKNLNPEWNEEFNMVVKDPQSQALELHVYDWEQVGKPDKMGMNVVPLKDLTPDEPQVLTLDLLKNMDLNDPQNEKSRGQIVLELTYKPFKEEELPKSFEESKSIKKAPDGTPAGGGILVVIVHEAQDVEGKHHTNPYARILFRGEERKTKHVKKNRDPRWEEEFTFMLEEPPTNDRLHVEVVSTSSRMGLLHPKESLGYIDINLSDVISNKRINEKYHLIDSKNGRIQIELQWRTS is encoded by the exons ATGGGGTTCTTCAGTACTATATTGGGTTtttgtggatttggatttgggattTCTATAGGTCTTGTTGCTGGCTATTTCCTCTTCATATATTTCCAGCCCATTGATGTTGAG GATCCTGAAATCCGTCCCTTGGTTCAGCATGACTCAGAAACTTTGCAGCGGATGCTTCCTGAGATACCACTATGGGTGAAAAATCCAGACTATGATCGT gTTGACTGGCTAAACAAGTTTATACTGTATATGTGGCCTTATCTTGACAAG GCAATTTGCAAGACTGCAAAGAACATTGCGAAGCCTATAATTGCTGAGCAAATTCCGAAATATAAAATTGAGTCCGTTGAATTTGAAACTCTTACATTAGGGTCCCTACCACCAACTTTTCAAG GAATGAAAGTTTATTTAACTGATGAAAAGGAGTTGATTATGGAACCATCCATAAAATGGGCTGGAAATCCCAATGTCACTGTTGCTGTTAAAGCATTCGGTTTGAAAGCAACTGCCCAG GTGGTGGATTTGCAAGTATTTGCTGCTCCACGTATTACTCTGAAGCCCTTGGTTCCAAGCTTTCCTTGTTTTGCCAATATCCATGTGTCTCTCATGGATAAG CCACATGTTGACTTTGGACTAAGGCTTATTGGGGCTGATCTTATGTCAATACCTGGCCTTTACAGGTTTGTCCAG GAACTTATCAAAGATCAGGTTGCCAACATGTATCTGTGGCCCAAAACCCTGGATGTGCCTATTTTGGATCCAACGAA AGCTTCAAAGAGGCCTGTTGGAATTCTCCATGTTAAGGTTCTGAGGGCTatgaaactaaaaaagaaagatcTCTTAGGTGCATCGGACCCATATGTGAAACTAAAACTCACAGAAGATAAGCTTCCATCAAAGAAGACAACTGTGAAGCACAAAAACTTGAACCCTGAATGGAATGAGGAGTTCAATATGGTCGTTAAAGATCCACAATCCCAGGCTTTAGAGCTTCATGTTTATGATTGGGAGCAG GTTGGCAAACCTGACAAGATGGGCATGAATGTTGTCCCTCTGAAAGACCTCACCCCTGATGAGCCACAAGTTCTGACACTTGACCTTCTTAAGAATATGGACTTGAACGATCCTCAGAACGAGAAGTCACGTGGGCAGATTGTATTGGAATTGACATACAAACCTTTCAAAGAGGAAGAATTACCAAAAAGTTTTGAAGAATCAAAGTCGATAAAGAAGGCTCCAGATGGGACACCTGCTGGTGGAGGTATACTGGTAGTTATAGTTCATGAAGCTCAAGATGTTGAAGGGAAGCACCATACTAATCCATATGCACGGATTCTATTCAGAGGGGAGGAGAGAAAGACTAAG CATGTAAAGAAGAACAGAGATCCAAGATGGGAGGAGGAATTCACGTTTATGCTGGAAGAGCCTCCCACTAATGACAGACTGCATGTAGAGGTGGTCAGCACCTCATCAAGGATGGGCCTGCTGCATCCAAAG GAATCCCTGGGTTATATTGACATCAATCTTTCGGATGTTATCTCCAACAAACGAATAAATGAGAAGTACCATCTTATAGACTCGAAGAATGGGCGTATTCAAATTGAGTTGCAATGGAGGACTTCATGA
- the LOC126707471 gene encoding synaptotagmin-1-like isoform X2, with the protein MLPEIPLWVKNPDYDRVDWLNKFILYMWPYLDKAICKTAKNIAKPIIAEQIPKYKIESVEFETLTLGSLPPTFQGMKVYLTDEKELIMEPSIKWAGNPNVTVAVKAFGLKATAQVVDLQVFAAPRITLKPLVPSFPCFANIHVSLMDKPHVDFGLRLIGADLMSIPGLYRFVQELIKDQVANMYLWPKTLDVPILDPTKASKRPVGILHVKVLRAMKLKKKDLLGASDPYVKLKLTEDKLPSKKTTVKHKNLNPEWNEEFNMVVKDPQSQALELHVYDWEQVGKPDKMGMNVVPLKDLTPDEPQVLTLDLLKNMDLNDPQNEKSRGQIVLELTYKPFKEEELPKSFEESKSIKKAPDGTPAGGGILVVIVHEAQDVEGKHHTNPYARILFRGEERKTKHVKKNRDPRWEEEFTFMLEEPPTNDRLHVEVVSTSSRMGLLHPKESLGYIDINLSDVISNKRINEKYHLIDSKNGRIQIELQWRTS; encoded by the exons ATGCTTCCTGAGATACCACTATGGGTGAAAAATCCAGACTATGATCGT gTTGACTGGCTAAACAAGTTTATACTGTATATGTGGCCTTATCTTGACAAG GCAATTTGCAAGACTGCAAAGAACATTGCGAAGCCTATAATTGCTGAGCAAATTCCGAAATATAAAATTGAGTCCGTTGAATTTGAAACTCTTACATTAGGGTCCCTACCACCAACTTTTCAAG GAATGAAAGTTTATTTAACTGATGAAAAGGAGTTGATTATGGAACCATCCATAAAATGGGCTGGAAATCCCAATGTCACTGTTGCTGTTAAAGCATTCGGTTTGAAAGCAACTGCCCAG GTGGTGGATTTGCAAGTATTTGCTGCTCCACGTATTACTCTGAAGCCCTTGGTTCCAAGCTTTCCTTGTTTTGCCAATATCCATGTGTCTCTCATGGATAAG CCACATGTTGACTTTGGACTAAGGCTTATTGGGGCTGATCTTATGTCAATACCTGGCCTTTACAGGTTTGTCCAG GAACTTATCAAAGATCAGGTTGCCAACATGTATCTGTGGCCCAAAACCCTGGATGTGCCTATTTTGGATCCAACGAA AGCTTCAAAGAGGCCTGTTGGAATTCTCCATGTTAAGGTTCTGAGGGCTatgaaactaaaaaagaaagatcTCTTAGGTGCATCGGACCCATATGTGAAACTAAAACTCACAGAAGATAAGCTTCCATCAAAGAAGACAACTGTGAAGCACAAAAACTTGAACCCTGAATGGAATGAGGAGTTCAATATGGTCGTTAAAGATCCACAATCCCAGGCTTTAGAGCTTCATGTTTATGATTGGGAGCAG GTTGGCAAACCTGACAAGATGGGCATGAATGTTGTCCCTCTGAAAGACCTCACCCCTGATGAGCCACAAGTTCTGACACTTGACCTTCTTAAGAATATGGACTTGAACGATCCTCAGAACGAGAAGTCACGTGGGCAGATTGTATTGGAATTGACATACAAACCTTTCAAAGAGGAAGAATTACCAAAAAGTTTTGAAGAATCAAAGTCGATAAAGAAGGCTCCAGATGGGACACCTGCTGGTGGAGGTATACTGGTAGTTATAGTTCATGAAGCTCAAGATGTTGAAGGGAAGCACCATACTAATCCATATGCACGGATTCTATTCAGAGGGGAGGAGAGAAAGACTAAG CATGTAAAGAAGAACAGAGATCCAAGATGGGAGGAGGAATTCACGTTTATGCTGGAAGAGCCTCCCACTAATGACAGACTGCATGTAGAGGTGGTCAGCACCTCATCAAGGATGGGCCTGCTGCATCCAAAG GAATCCCTGGGTTATATTGACATCAATCTTTCGGATGTTATCTCCAACAAACGAATAAATGAGAAGTACCATCTTATAGACTCGAAGAATGGGCGTATTCAAATTGAGTTGCAATGGAGGACTTCATGA